In a single window of the Salvelinus namaycush isolate Seneca chromosome 18, SaNama_1.0, whole genome shotgun sequence genome:
- the LOC120062820 gene encoding perforin-1-like, protein MSSSSLLWCLLVVCVLTVVQIYAAEERKVLKVFNLRASDLNSGLFQTPDAYVKVFMGSGYGGKTEVKNNDHDPWWKEDFNFFNAHENNPVRLEVYDSDLLFDDLLGTCERSIKIGTWQHQCFLKKGGTLYYSYTLEPLQ, encoded by the exons atgtcctcctcctctcttctgtggTGCCTGCTGGTGGTGTGTGTTCTGACTGTGGTCCAGATCTATGCAGCAGAGGAACGTAAGGTCCTCAAGGTGTTCAACCTCAGAGCCAGCGACCTGAACAGCGGCTTGTTCCAGACCCCTGATGCCTACGTCAAG GTGTTTATGGGCTCTGGCTACGGCGGGAAGACAGAGGTAAAGAACAACGACCATGACCCCTGGTGGAAGGAGGACTTCAACTTCTTTAACGCCCATGAGAACAACCCTGTGAGGCTGGAGGTGTACGACAGTGACTTGCTCTTTGACGACCTGCTGGGGACCTGCGAGCGCTCCATCAAGATTGGAACTTGGCAGCATCAATGTTTTCTGAAGAAGGGCGGGACCCTGTACTACTCCTACACCCTAGAGCCTCTACAGTAG
- the LOC120063452 gene encoding cytosolic phospholipase A2-like produces the protein MSSSSLPWCLLVVCVLTVVQIYAAEEPKVLKVFNLHATDLHSSLLGTPDAYVEVFRAYGFLGRTEVKKDNRDPSWKEEFSFLNARENNILRLEVYDSDINSDDLLGTCERSIKIGTWKHQCFLKKGGILNYSYTLEPLQ, from the exons atgtcctcctcctctctcccgtgGTGCCTGCTGGTGGTGTGTGTTCTGACTGTGGTCCAGATCTATGCAGCAGAGGAACCTAAAGTCCTCAAGGTGTTCAACCTCCATGCCACTGACCTGCACAGCAGCCTGCTAGGGACCCCTGATGCCTACGTTGAG GTGTTCAGAGCTTACGGCTTTCTCGGGAGGACAGAGGTGAAGAAAGACAACCGTGACCCCAGCTGGAAGGAGGAGTTCAGCTTCCTCAACGCCCGTGAGAACAACATCTTGAGGTTGGAGGTGTACGACAGCGACATCAACTCCGACGACCTGCTGGGGACCTGCGAGCGCTCCATCAAGATCGGAACTTGGAAACATCAATGTTTCCTCAAGAAGGGTGGGATCCTGAACTACTCCTACACCCTAGAGCCTCTACAGTAG